A single Fusobacterium hominis DNA region contains:
- a CDS encoding LacI family DNA-binding transcriptional regulator, whose protein sequence is MTMKDIAYELGISVATVSRVINGQNNVREETKKKVLEYVNEKGYTPNEIARSLSRKENKTIALLVPNISNPFFGNLIDSICKYFIKSGHQIALYNTLESLELELSSITNILSHRIEAVLAILIDGEYERDPLQLLTKYNMPVYLVDRDFKNLNYPGVFIDNFKGAYKITKRLIELGHNNIAIITGNLKFTHAKERLRGYVQAHVDMGLEVCGENIYEGDYLLASGEIAAHEISLKSHSAVFACNNLMLCGFIKEIGNYNKKFQLASFEYTEFLGALQSDVISCKIPFDIIGKKVYEMFESEKKSGKLYIEPILED, encoded by the coding sequence ATGACAATGAAAGATATAGCTTATGAGCTTGGAATATCTGTAGCAACTGTATCAAGGGTTATAAATGGACAAAATAACGTACGTGAAGAAACTAAGAAAAAAGTATTAGAATATGTAAATGAAAAGGGATATACTCCAAATGAGATAGCAAGAAGTTTGTCTAGGAAAGAAAATAAGACAATAGCATTACTAGTGCCAAATATAAGCAATCCATTTTTTGGAAATTTAATAGATTCAATTTGTAAATATTTTATAAAAAGTGGTCATCAGATAGCTCTATATAATACACTTGAAAGTTTAGAACTAGAACTAAGTTCTATTACAAATATACTTAGTCATAGGATAGAAGCTGTACTTGCTATATTGATAGATGGAGAGTATGAAAGGGATCCTTTGCAATTATTAACTAAATATAATATGCCAGTTTATTTAGTGGATAGAGATTTTAAAAATTTAAACTATCCAGGTGTTTTTATAGATAATTTTAAGGGGGCTTACAAGATAACAAAAAGGCTAATTGAATTAGGACATAATAATATTGCTATTATAACGGGAAATCTTAAATTTACGCATGCAAAAGAACGTCTTAGAGGATATGTGCAAGCTCATGTTGATATGGGATTAGAAGTTTGTGGTGAAAATATATATGAGGGAGATTATTTGCTAGCAAGTGGTGAAATAGCAGCTCATGAGATATCTTTAAAAAGTCATAGTGCTGTTTTTGCCTGTAACAATCTTATGCTATGTGGTTTTATAAAAGAAATTGGTAATTATAATAAAAAATTTCAACTTGCATCTTTTGAGTATACAGAATTTTTAGGAGCATTACAAAGTGATGTAATTTCATGTAAAATACCATTTGATATAATTGGAAAAAAGGTTTACGAGATGTTTGAGAGTGAGAAAAAAAGTGGAAAGCTGTATATAGAGCCTATTTTAGAGGATTAG
- the rbsK gene encoding ribokinase, with product MKKIVVIGSINMDLVTICDRAPNGGETLLGTEFFQIPGGKGANQAVTIGKLGSRVVILGKVGDDLFGKELLSSMDKNGVDIQFIEKAPVSTGIAKIVVEKNGQNRILVVPGANSYVDIEYIDNHLDVIKDCDVVIGQLEIPISTVEYAFKKAKEYGKITILNPAPAIKLSEELIKNSDYIIPNESELEVITGMKIESFDGIIEAAKKVIKMGVKGLIVTLGEKGSLYLGNDKFTKHSAYKVKAIDTTAAGDSFIGGFVTRLDLGVDKAIEFATKVSAISVTKRGAQTSIPTMKEVENFVGEKIK from the coding sequence ATGAAAAAAATAGTTGTCATTGGTAGTATCAATATGGATCTTGTAACAATTTGTGACAGAGCACCTAATGGTGGAGAAACTCTTCTAGGAACTGAATTTTTTCAAATTCCAGGAGGAAAAGGAGCTAATCAAGCTGTTACGATAGGGAAATTAGGGTCAAGGGTTGTAATTCTTGGAAAGGTAGGAGATGACCTTTTCGGAAAAGAACTTTTAAGTTCTATGGATAAAAATGGCGTTGATATACAGTTTATAGAAAAAGCACCAGTATCAACAGGAATTGCAAAAATAGTAGTAGAAAAAAATGGGCAAAATCGTATTTTAGTAGTTCCAGGGGCAAATAGCTATGTAGATATAGAGTATATAGATAATCATCTAGATGTAATAAAAGATTGTGATGTGGTTATTGGACAATTAGAAATTCCAATAAGTACTGTAGAATATGCTTTTAAGAAAGCTAAGGAATATGGAAAAATAACTATTTTAAATCCTGCACCAGCTATTAAGTTAAGTGAAGAGTTGATAAAAAATAGTGATTATATTATTCCTAATGAAAGTGAACTTGAGGTTATAACTGGAATGAAAATAGAAAGTTTTGATGGAATAATAGAAGCAGCTAAAAAAGTTATAAAAATGGGAGTAAAGGGACTAATTGTAACTTTAGGAGAAAAAGGGTCATTGTATTTAGGTAATGATAAATTTACAAAGCATAGTGCTTATAAAGTTAAAGCTATTGATACAACTGCAGCTGGAGATAGTTTTATAGGTGGTTTTGTAACAAGGTTGGATTTGGGAGTAGACAAAGCTATAGAGTTTGCAACAAAAGTTTCAGCAATTTCTGTAACTAAAAGAGGAGCACAAACATCTATTCCTACTATGAAAGAAGTTGAAAACTTTGTTGGAGAAAAAATAAAATAA
- the rbsA gene encoding ribose ABC transporter ATP-binding protein RbsA: MDKEIILKMSDIVKTFPGVKALDGACLNIYKGKVMALLGENGAGKSTLIKVMTGIYQMDSGSLYVGNSKVDFRNINDSQEKGIAVIHQELNLIPELTITENIFLGRELTNSFGKIDSNLMKKEARFLLDKLNVKESVDTLVKDLTIGKMQMVEIAKALSQNAKIIVMDEPTDALTDSETESLFAVIRELTSHGKSIVYISHRLKEIPEICDDITIMRDGKFICEAHVKDIDEDFIIRNMVGRELEEQFPRVEVKKGKEILKVENLKNRYIDDISFNLHEGEILGISGLMGAGRTELAKTIYGNLKKDSGKILIDGKEIDIKSEKDAIKAGIAYVSEDRKGDGLVLGMSVKENMTLSALDFFSSLFKLDHSKEKKEVEDYIDKFKIKTPNVDEKTKNLSGGNQQKIAIAKALLTNPKILILDEPTRGVDVGAKKEIYDFINELKTKGLSIIMISSEMPEIMGLSDRIIVIHNGKITGEFTAEEVTQENIMRCAVGGKKC, encoded by the coding sequence ATGGATAAAGAAATCATATTGAAAATGAGTGATATTGTAAAGACTTTTCCTGGGGTAAAAGCTTTAGATGGCGCTTGTTTGAATATATATAAAGGAAAAGTAATGGCTCTATTAGGAGAAAATGGAGCTGGAAAATCAACTCTTATTAAGGTCATGACAGGGATATATCAAATGGACAGTGGATCTCTGTACGTAGGAAATTCAAAAGTTGATTTTAGAAATATAAACGATTCTCAAGAAAAAGGGATAGCAGTTATTCATCAAGAATTAAATCTTATACCTGAGCTTACAATTACAGAAAATATTTTTTTAGGAAGAGAGTTAACTAATAGTTTTGGAAAAATAGATAGTAATTTAATGAAAAAAGAAGCAAGATTTTTACTTGATAAATTAAATGTAAAAGAGAGTGTAGATACATTAGTAAAAGATCTAACTATTGGGAAGATGCAAATGGTAGAAATAGCTAAAGCACTTTCACAAAATGCTAAAATTATAGTTATGGACGAACCGACAGATGCTCTTACTGATAGTGAGACAGAAAGTCTTTTTGCAGTTATAAGAGAGCTTACTTCTCATGGAAAAAGTATAGTTTATATATCTCATAGATTGAAAGAAATACCTGAAATATGTGATGATATAACAATAATGAGAGATGGAAAATTTATCTGCGAAGCTCATGTAAAAGATATAGATGAAGATTTTATAATTAGAAATATGGTTGGAAGAGAGTTAGAAGAACAATTTCCAAGAGTAGAAGTAAAAAAGGGAAAAGAGATTTTAAAAGTTGAAAATCTTAAAAATAGATATATAGATGATATATCTTTTAATTTACATGAAGGAGAGATATTAGGGATATCTGGGCTTATGGGAGCAGGAAGAACAGAACTTGCTAAAACTATCTATGGAAATCTGAAAAAAGATAGTGGAAAGATATTGATAGATGGCAAAGAAATAGATATAAAATCTGAAAAAGATGCAATAAAAGCAGGGATTGCCTATGTATCTGAAGATAGAAAAGGTGACGGGCTTGTTCTTGGAATGAGTGTAAAGGAAAATATGACTCTTTCAGCACTAGATTTCTTTTCAAGTCTATTTAAATTAGATCATTCAAAAGAGAAAAAAGAAGTAGAAGATTATATTGATAAATTTAAAATAAAAACACCTAATGTAGATGAGAAAACTAAAAATTTAAGTGGAGGAAATCAACAAAAGATTGCTATAGCTAAAGCTTTACTTACAAATCCTAAAATTTTAATATTAGATGAACCAACAAGAGGAGTTGATGTTGGAGCTAAAAAAGAGATATATGACTTTATTAATGAGCTTAAAACAAAGGGATTAAGTATAATAATGATTTCTTCTGAAATGCCTGAAATAATGGGATTAAGTGATAGAATTATAGTAATTCATAATGGAAAAATTACTGGAGAGTTCACAGCAGAAGAGGTAACTCAAGAAAATATAATGAGATGTGCAGTAGGAGGAAAAAAATGTTAA
- the rbsD gene encoding D-ribose pyranase — protein MKKSRLLNSEISYEIAKIGHTDHITVCDAGLPIPNEVKRIDLAIEGGIPGFIAVLEPILSEMQVEEIILAQEIKEKNPEMLEKIMESFRKSGMDPKITWVSHEEFKKITNKSKAIVRTGECSPYSNVILKSGVVF, from the coding sequence ATGAAAAAAAGTAGATTATTAAATAGTGAAATATCATATGAAATAGCAAAGATTGGTCATACTGATCATATAACAGTTTGTGATGCAGGACTTCCTATTCCTAATGAAGTAAAAAGAATAGATTTAGCAATAGAAGGAGGAATACCTGGATTTATAGCTGTATTAGAACCAATTTTAAGTGAGATGCAAGTTGAGGAGATTATTTTAGCTCAAGAAATAAAAGAAAAAAATCCAGAGATGTTAGAAAAAATAATGGAAAGTTTTAGAAAAAGTGGAATGGATCCAAAGATTACTTGGGTATCACATGAGGAGTTTAAAAAGATAACAAATAAGAGCAAAGCTATAGTTAGAACAGGAGAATGTTCACCTTATTCAAATGTTATCTTAAAGTCTGGAGTTGTTTTCTAG
- a CDS encoding LacI family DNA-binding transcriptional regulator: MKMKDIAKELGISIATVSRVINGHEHVSGKTREKVLEYVEKKGYTPNAIAQNLSKKENKTIAVLIPNIGNPFFSKLIDCVCKYFTEAGYQIALFNTLGDLKQENQAIKNILQHRTAGVIAILNKGKYENNPLEPLLRQNLPVYLLDRDLENCEIPGVFIDNYTGAYNLTKALIERGNTKIAIITGNLEFSNAKERLEGFKQAHLDMGLEFNENSVYIGDYLYESGYIQGKKILKDDYTAIFSSNNLMLYGLLKALKEEGKVVDLACFEQTDIFDILDLNLIYCNIPLDEMGKEMYELFISKNIKDKRYIKPIFLEKKI; this comes from the coding sequence ATGAAGATGAAAGATATAGCTAAAGAGCTAGGAATTTCGATAGCAACTGTATCAAGAGTTATTAATGGTCATGAACATGTAAGTGGGAAGACAAGAGAAAAAGTATTAGAGTATGTTGAAAAAAAAGGTTATACGCCAAATGCGATAGCTCAAAATTTATCTAAAAAAGAAAATAAAACAATAGCTGTTTTAATTCCTAACATTGGAAATCCTTTTTTCTCAAAATTAATTGATTGTGTTTGTAAATATTTTACAGAGGCAGGGTATCAGATTGCTCTTTTTAATACTCTTGGGGATTTAAAGCAAGAAAATCAAGCTATAAAAAATATTTTACAACATAGAACAGCTGGGGTTATAGCTATTTTAAATAAGGGGAAATATGAAAATAATCCTCTAGAGCCATTACTTCGTCAAAATTTACCAGTTTATTTATTAGATAGAGATTTGGAAAATTGTGAGATACCAGGAGTTTTTATTGATAACTATACAGGGGCGTATAATTTGACAAAGGCACTTATAGAAAGAGGAAATACAAAAATAGCTATTATTACAGGAAATTTGGAATTTTCAAATGCTAAAGAAAGATTAGAAGGTTTTAAACAAGCTCATTTAGACATGGGATTGGAGTTTAATGAAAACAGTGTATATATTGGTGATTATCTATATGAAAGTGGATATATACAGGGGAAAAAGATTTTAAAAGATGATTATACAGCTATATTTTCTTCAAATAATCTTATGTTATACGGACTTTTAAAAGCATTAAAAGAGGAAGGAAAAGTTGTTGATTTAGCATGTTTTGAGCAAACAGATATATTTGATATTTTAGATTTAAATCTTATCTATTGTAATATTCCATTAGATGAAATGGGAAAAGAGATGTATGAGTTATTTATTTCAAAAAATATTAAAGATAAAAGATATATAAAACCAATATTTTTAGAAAAAAAAATATAA
- the rbsK gene encoding ribokinase, with protein MKKVVVVGSINMDLVTVCNKAPLGGETLFGKEFFQVPGGKGANQAVAIAKLGTEVTMLGKVGNDSFGQELIKAMEKDGVKVEHIEYANTATGIANIIVEENGQNRILVVPGANGYVDKAYIDRHLDVIKNSDILVVQLEIPLETVEYALSKAKEFGKMTILNPAPAVKLSDDIIKKSDIIIPNESELGVITGLEVDTKEHIQKAAKKLLEMNVKNLIVTLGSSGSLHVNKDTEEFHSAYKVKAIDTTAAGDSFIGGFIRAYSEDNIGEAIEFATKVSAIVVTRRGAQTSIPTIEEVENFKGDKNEKK; from the coding sequence ATGAAAAAAGTTGTTGTAGTTGGAAGTATCAACATGGATTTAGTAACAGTATGTAACAAAGCACCTTTAGGAGGGGAAACACTTTTTGGAAAAGAATTTTTTCAAGTTCCAGGAGGAAAGGGAGCAAATCAAGCTGTTGCAATAGCCAAACTAGGAACTGAAGTTACAATGCTTGGAAAAGTTGGAAATGACTCCTTTGGACAAGAACTTATTAAGGCTATGGAAAAAGATGGTGTAAAGGTAGAACATATAGAATATGCAAATACAGCTACAGGAATAGCAAATATAATAGTGGAAGAAAATGGACAAAATAGAATACTTGTAGTGCCAGGAGCTAATGGGTATGTAGATAAAGCATATATAGATAGACATTTAGATGTTATAAAAAATAGTGATATTTTAGTTGTGCAACTTGAAATACCACTAGAAACAGTAGAATATGCACTTTCAAAAGCTAAAGAATTTGGAAAAATGACTATTTTAAATCCAGCACCTGCAGTGAAATTAAGTGATGATATTATTAAAAAAAGTGACATTATAATTCCAAATGAAAGTGAACTTGGAGTAATAACCGGGTTAGAAGTAGATACAAAAGAACACATTCAAAAGGCAGCTAAAAAACTTCTTGAAATGAATGTAAAAAATTTAATAGTTACTTTGGGAAGTAGCGGGTCATTGCATGTAAATAAAGATACAGAAGAATTTCACAGTGCTTATAAAGTTAAAGCTATTGATACAACAGCAGCAGGAGATAGTTTTATAGGTGGCTTTATAAGAGCTTATAGTGAAGATAATATTGGTGAGGCTATAGAGTTTGCAACAAAAGTTTCTGCAATTGTAGTTACAAGAAGAGGAGCTCAGACATCAATACCAACAATAGAGGAAGTAGAGAATTTTAAAGGAGATAAAAATGAAAAAAAGTAG
- the rbsB gene encoding ribose ABC transporter substrate-binding protein RbsB yields the protein MKKMAKLFGIAALVLAASTVANAAKIGLVISTQNNPFFVTLKEGAEGKAKDLGDELIVLDSQNDPSKELANVEDLLVKGIDVLLINPTDSDAVVSAVRAANRQKVPVVTLDRAANKGKVVSHVASDNVFGGEMAGNYIIEKLGGKGKVVELEGIPGTTAARDRGQGFNKSAKGKLDIVAKQPADFDRTKGLTVMENILQAQPEIDAVFAHNDEMALGATKAIEATGRNIMVVGFDATDDAVAAVKAGNLAATVAQKPAEIGAKGVEIADKIAKKEEVPANVPVALELITK from the coding sequence ATGAAAAAAATGGCAAAATTATTTGGAATAGCAGCATTAGTTTTAGCAGCATCAACAGTAGCAAATGCAGCAAAAATTGGTCTTGTGATTTCTACGCAAAACAACCCATTCTTCGTAACATTAAAAGAGGGAGCAGAGGGAAAAGCAAAGGATTTAGGAGATGAGCTAATTGTTTTAGATTCACAAAATGACCCATCTAAAGAATTAGCAAATGTTGAAGATTTATTAGTAAAAGGAATTGACGTATTACTTATCAATCCTACAGACTCAGACGCAGTAGTAAGTGCTGTTAGAGCTGCAAATAGACAAAAAGTTCCAGTTGTAACATTAGATAGAGCAGCAAATAAAGGAAAAGTTGTCTCTCACGTTGCTTCAGATAATGTTTTTGGTGGAGAAATGGCTGGAAACTATATTATTGAAAAACTAGGTGGAAAAGGAAAAGTAGTAGAACTTGAAGGAATTCCAGGAACAACAGCAGCAAGAGATAGAGGACAAGGATTTAATAAAAGTGCAAAAGGAAAGTTAGATATAGTTGCAAAACAACCAGCTGACTTTGATAGAACAAAAGGGCTTACTGTAATGGAAAATATTTTACAAGCTCAACCTGAAATAGATGCTGTATTTGCTCATAATGATGAGATGGCTTTAGGAGCAACAAAAGCTATAGAAGCTACAGGAAGAAATATAATGGTAGTTGGGTTTGATGCTACAGATGACGCAGTTGCAGCAGTTAAAGCTGGAAATCTAGCCGCTACAGTAGCTCAAAAACCAGCAGAAATAGGAGCAAAAGGTGTAGAGATAGCAGATAAAATAGCTAAAAAAGAAGAAGTTCCTGCAAATGTACCAGTAGCTCTAGAATTAATAACTAAATAG
- the rbsC gene encoding ribose ABC transporter permease, which translates to MLKKLWSNKPLVGLIIFVVAVSILNPRFLSQANILNVLRQMSINSIIAIGMTFVILTGGIDLSVGSILAICGAVMASLLNSGYNAGIALIITLALGLVFGIVNGFFVAKMKLQAFIVTLVTMTFLRGATLVYTDGKPITVDDGGVLFENIGEGYLFGIPVPIYIMIILFIGGYYILKHTKFGRYTYAIGGNEEATKLSGINVDKVKIWVYGICGMLSALAGVILTSRLYSAQPTAGSGYELDAIAAVVLGGTSLSGGVGKITGTALGAIIIGVLGNALNLLNVSSYYQMMIKAAVILVAVLIDRKSNK; encoded by the coding sequence ATGTTAAAAAAATTGTGGAGTAATAAACCTTTAGTAGGACTTATTATATTTGTTGTGGCAGTTTCTATCTTAAATCCAAGATTTTTATCACAAGCAAATATTTTAAATGTCCTAAGACAAATGTCTATTAATTCAATTATTGCAATAGGAATGACTTTTGTTATATTGACAGGAGGAATTGATTTATCAGTTGGTTCAATATTAGCTATCTGTGGAGCTGTTATGGCATCACTTTTAAATTCTGGATACAATGCTGGCATAGCATTAATAATAACTTTAGCTCTAGGACTTGTATTTGGAATAGTAAATGGTTTTTTTGTAGCAAAGATGAAATTACAAGCTTTTATCGTAACTCTTGTTACTATGACATTTTTAAGAGGAGCAACTTTAGTTTATACAGATGGAAAACCTATAACAGTTGACGATGGTGGAGTATTATTTGAAAATATAGGAGAAGGATATCTATTTGGAATACCGGTTCCTATTTATATAATGATTATTTTATTTATTGGTGGTTATTATATCCTAAAGCATACGAAATTTGGAAGATATACTTATGCAATAGGAGGAAATGAAGAGGCAACAAAACTTTCAGGAATAAATGTTGATAAAGTTAAAATTTGGGTATACGGTATATGTGGAATGCTATCAGCTTTAGCTGGAGTTATTTTAACATCAAGACTTTATTCAGCACAACCAACAGCAGGGAGTGGGTATGAATTAGATGCAATTGCTGCAGTTGTTTTAGGGGGAACTTCTCTTTCAGGAGGAGTTGGTAAAATTACAGGGACTGCTTTAGGAGCTATCATAATTGGAGTATTGGGAAATGCATTAAACTTATTAAATGTATCTTCTTATTATCAAATGATGATAAAAGCAGCAGTAATTTTGGTGGCAGTTTTAATTGACAGAAAGTCTAACAAATAA
- a CDS encoding dihydrodipicolinate synthase family protein translates to MRNLEKYHGVIPAFYACYDKEGNISVEGVKALTNYFIEAGVKGVYVGGSSGECIYQSKEERKLVLETIMNEAKGRLTVIAHVACNNTADSMELAAHAESVKVDAIAAIPPIYFHLPEHAIAKYWNDISSAAPNTDFVIYNIPQLAGVALTPSLYREMLKNPRVIGVKNSSMPIQDIQTFKAIGGEDSIVFNGPDEQFIGGFMIGAEGGIGGTYGAMPKLFLKALDCFEKGDYKTARAIQYDVNEIITALCSCKGNMYGVIKATLKINHNLEIGGVRAPLAQLVPEDMAKVEACAKLIRDTEAKYL, encoded by the coding sequence ATGAGAAATTTAGAAAAATATCATGGAGTAATTCCAGCATTTTACGCTTGTTATGACAAAGAAGGAAATATTAGTGTTGAAGGGGTAAAAGCTCTTACAAATTACTTTATTGAAGCTGGAGTAAAAGGAGTATATGTTGGAGGATCTTCTGGAGAATGTATATATCAATCTAAAGAAGAAAGAAAACTTGTTCTTGAAACAATAATGAATGAAGCAAAAGGTAGATTAACAGTAATAGCTCACGTAGCGTGTAATAATACAGCAGATAGTATGGAACTTGCAGCTCATGCAGAAAGTGTAAAAGTTGATGCAATAGCAGCAATACCACCTATTTATTTCCACTTACCAGAACATGCAATAGCTAAATATTGGAATGATATTTCAAGTGCAGCTCCTAATACAGACTTTGTAATCTATAATATACCTCAATTAGCTGGAGTAGCTTTAACACCATCTCTTTACAGAGAAATGTTAAAAAATCCACGTGTTATAGGAGTTAAAAACTCATCTATGCCAATTCAAGACATACAAACATTTAAAGCAATTGGTGGAGAAGATAGTATAGTATTTAATGGTCCAGATGAACAATTTATCGGTGGATTTATGATAGGAGCAGAAGGAGGAATAGGAGGAACTTATGGTGCTATGCCTAAATTATTCCTTAAAGCTTTAGATTGCTTTGAAAAAGGTGATTATAAGACAGCTCGTGCTATCCAATATGATGTAAATGAAATAATCACAGCTCTATGCTCATGCAAAGGAAATATGTATGGAGTAATAAAAGCTACTTTAAAAATAAACCACAACCTAGAAATAGGTGGAGTACGTGCACCATTAGCTCAACTTGTACCTGAAGATATGGCTAAAGTTGAAGCTTGTGCAAAATTAATAAGAGATACAGAAGCTAAGTATCTATAA
- a CDS encoding PTS galactitol transporter subunit IIC, protein MESIIHYILDLGAAVFLPIIMIAIGLGVKMKPKKAIICGLTLGIAFVAINVVLGFMFTTISPAVTAFVKNTGIALKTVDVGWSPVASISWAWPYALLVFPIQIGLNILMLAFGWTNCLNVDMWNVWGKIFTATLVVSLTGSVPVALLIAAVQVVFELKCADIMEKTISSLAKIPNVTCAHVMNLECVILAPINRMLDFIPGINNINIDADKLKEKIGIFGENSVMGFLVGVFIAALGKCSVKVILQTGVGIAAALVLFPIVANFFIEALGPIAESAGSFMRNKYKGRNFYIGVDWSVLGGRTELWVVSILIVPVELVLAIILAKFGINSVLPLAAIINIGATIPALLVTRGNIVRMFIMQVITTPIYLVVSSLFAPIITKLAIEQKTLDVPAGQFLTFYGTEGPELRWALIKAANLMQEGVIVLIPIIVFTLLFIWTAKYMKKKDEQFEIEENLETQVVETEVVD, encoded by the coding sequence ATGGAATCAATAATTCATTATATATTAGATCTTGGAGCGGCAGTATTTTTACCTATTATTATGATAGCTATTGGGTTGGGTGTAAAAATGAAACCTAAAAAAGCTATAATATGCGGTCTTACATTGGGAATAGCTTTTGTTGCTATAAATGTGGTGTTGGGATTTATGTTTACAACTATAAGTCCAGCAGTTACAGCATTTGTAAAAAATACGGGGATAGCATTAAAAACTGTTGATGTTGGGTGGTCACCAGTAGCTTCTATCTCTTGGGCTTGGCCTTATGCATTGTTAGTGTTTCCTATTCAAATAGGATTAAATATATTGATGTTAGCTTTTGGGTGGACAAATTGCTTAAATGTAGATATGTGGAATGTGTGGGGGAAAATTTTTACAGCAACTTTAGTAGTATCTCTTACAGGAAGTGTACCAGTAGCTTTGTTAATAGCAGCAGTTCAAGTTGTTTTTGAACTTAAGTGTGCTGATATTATGGAAAAAACTATAAGTAGCTTAGCAAAAATACCAAATGTAACTTGTGCTCATGTAATGAATTTAGAGTGTGTTATACTAGCTCCTATAAATAGAATGCTTGATTTTATTCCAGGGATTAACAATATAAATATTGATGCAGATAAACTGAAAGAAAAAATTGGTATTTTTGGAGAAAATAGTGTTATGGGCTTTTTAGTAGGCGTATTTATTGCTGCTTTGGGAAAATGTAGTGTAAAAGTTATCTTGCAAACTGGAGTAGGAATAGCAGCAGCTTTAGTTTTATTTCCGATAGTAGCTAATTTCTTTATAGAAGCCTTAGGACCAATTGCAGAGTCAGCAGGATCTTTTATGAGAAATAAATATAAAGGGAGAAATTTTTATATCGGTGTAGATTGGTCTGTATTAGGTGGAAGAACTGAACTTTGGGTAGTGTCTATTTTAATTGTTCCAGTTGAACTTGTTTTAGCAATAATTCTTGCAAAATTTGGAATAAATAGTGTATTACCATTAGCAGCAATTATAAATATAGGAGCAACTATTCCAGCACTTTTAGTAACGAGAGGAAATATTGTAAGAATGTTTATAATGCAGGTTATAACTACTCCAATATATTTAGTTGTATCTTCGTTATTTGCTCCAATAATTACAAAACTTGCTATTGAACAAAAAACTTTAGACGTACCAGCAGGGCAATTTTTAACGTTTTATGGAACAGAAGGACCTGAGCTTAGATGGGCTCTTATAAAAGCTGCAAATTTAATGCAAGAGGGAGTTATAGTGTTAATTCCAATTATAGTATTTACTCTGCTATTTATATGGACAGCAAAATATATGAAGAAAAAAGATGAACAATTTGAAATAGAAGAAAATTTAGAAACACAAGTAGTTGAAACTGAAGTAGTAGACTAA